GATGACAGGGATACCGTGCTCCTTCAAATGGCTCGCTGGTCCCACTCCGCTAAGCATCATCAATTTGGGCGTGGACAATGATCCGGCTGACATGATGACTTCTCGCTTGATCCTTACTTTTTGCTTTTGTCCATTTCTTATAAACTCGACACCGTAAGCCTGTTTTTTAACCGGATTTATTAGTATCCTGGTGACCTGTGCTCCGAGGGCGATATGAAGGTTTTCTCGATTGCGTATAGGCCGTAAGAAGGCCTTGGCCGTGCTGCACCGACTGCCGCGCCGCATGGTCGCCTGTGTTAGCATGAATCCAGTTTGTTTCGCTCCATTTATGTCTCTGTTCTCATATCCAAGTTCCATGCCGCCCTTCAGAAATGTCACTGAAAGTGGCGAGCGCCACGGAGCCTCTTGAACCGTCAGATAGCCTCCTGCGGCGTGGTAGGGCGTATTGACGAGATATGGGTTCCGATTGTCCTCAGATTTCATGAAATAAGGAAGCACCTGGTCGTAGGACCAGCCAGGATTACCGAGCGCCTCCCAGAGATCGTAGTCGTTGCGATTGCCCCGCACGTATACCATGGCGTTGAGGACGCTGCATCCGCCGAGGACCTTGCCTCTAGGCCAGTTGCAGCGGTCGCCGTTCATGGCGAGGCAGTAGGAGCGGTTAGACGAGGGCGTGGTTTGGTACTGCCAGTCCATCTCGGAGAGCTGCGTGTAGCCGGCCAGGGCGGGCACGTCGGAGATCTCCGTCTCGTCCTGGCCCGCCTCCAGCAGCAGCACCGTCCAGTTCCCCACCTCGGAGAGGCGCGACGCCACCACGGCGCCCGCCGATCCGCCGCCCACTATCACGAAATCGTATATCGGCAATATCTGAAATGGAGATAAATATTGACTATAGTAATGAGGCCGCGAACTTTTTCCAAATTACTTAATTCAGCCTTTAACGGTAATAAAATATGAGGGTTAATAATAAAGTGACCTTTGCGGTTACGTATTGTTTCGTTTCAATCATGAACTGTGAGGTGAAACACAGGGAGACTAGTAATTTACTCGTTAGTAATTAATACGATGTTTAATAAATCCTTAGCTACCTACGTATTTATGCGAGTATCAgtaatattgtattttattgagATATGTGTCTATATAACTTATATCAGtcttatacaataaataaagcaTCAGAGGAATCTTGTATTgatggaaagtttttttttacataaatgttatccTTTTGTTTAAATGAGAATACTCacagcattgacatccgttatatgAGACTCTGGGTCGAACTGTTGGTATCTGAAGTACGTGATCCCTAATGCCAGGAGTGGTATCAGACCCAGCACAGTGATGGGCGACGGGGCCAAACTCGCGAGCGCTCCTGCTGCCTCCATGTTTGCGTCCCCAACTCATCTACTACTACACTAATATTTACAACTTAATCTACGAGTCTTAGCTCTCTTATATCCAGTTATCCACTTTATTTCTCTGCTCGTCCTCTGACAGGATCTTAGGAGTGTAATTCCTTATTCCCGCCTTCTTTGGGGCAGCCACCTTAGGCTTCG
The window above is part of the Cydia splendana chromosome 19, ilCydSple1.2, whole genome shotgun sequence genome. Proteins encoded here:
- the LOC134799985 gene encoding glucose dehydrogenase [FAD, quinone]-like; translation: MEAAGALASLAPSPITVLGLIPLLALGITYFRYQQFDPESHITDVNAILPIYDFVIVGGGSAGAVVASRLSEVGNWTVLLLEAGQDETEISDVPALAGYTQLSEMDWQYQTTPSSNRSYCLAMNGDRCNWPRGKVLGGCSVLNAMVYVRGNRNDYDLWEALGNPGWSYDQVLPYFMKSEDNRNPYLVNTPYHAAGGYLTVQEAPWRSPLSVTFLKGGMELGYENRDINGAKQTGFMLTQATMRRGSRCSTAKAFLRPIRNRENLHIALGAQVTRILINPVKKQAYGVEFIRNGQKQKVRIKREVIMSAGSLSTPKLMMLSGVGPASHLKEHGIPVIADLKVGHNLQDHVGLGGLTFVVNKPVTFKKDRFQTFAVAMNYILYEKGPMTNQGVEGLAFVNTKYAPSSGNWPDIQFHFAPSSVNSDGGEQIRRILNLRDRVYNTVYKPIEQAETWTILPLLLRPKSSGWVKLRSRNPFHPPDIVPNYFAYKEDIKVLIEGINIAMALSNTTAFQKYGSRPHTIPMPGCQHHVLFSDEYWECSLKHFTFTIYHPTGTCKMGPKTDPAAVVDPRLRVHGVANLRVVDASVMPTIISGNPNAPVIMIAEKGSDMIKEDWLVL